One genomic segment of Ricinus communis isolate WT05 ecotype wild-type chromosome 5, ASM1957865v1, whole genome shotgun sequence includes these proteins:
- the LOC8260250 gene encoding receptor-like protein kinase FERONIA, with protein sequence MMMFNTSTKNIYWHNTMIFASIYASFLLCSHHIILIAANTSPLYIPLDNIALDCGSPSNGPDMNHRNWIADTNFFDLQHNASTPLQANESASRKGLDSVPYATARLSFSQFTYSFPITTAGPKFVRLYFYPASYSDFDMSNAYFSVQAGRYTLLSNFSSVLHSKNLSLPGFVKEFCLNVEEGQNLLNLTFTPTPNMPDAYAFINGIEIVSMPANLYYSAENDVGFPSVGSLNSVMRIESNIALQLMYRINVGGQSVSPQNDKGMFRSWDGDTDYIILESQSALAHNNVTQLKYRDNITRYSAPDEVYNTSRMMGLNATINEKHNLTWQFQVDSDFIYLVRFYFCEFYPKITQKGDRVFLIYMANQTAEDYADVIKWSGGNGIPVYKDYAVKMEPKGSEKFQKLAIALHPKPEDRTRAASAILNGLEIFKLSVSDNLASPNPDIPLSNTPSAATPIPKSSKSNISAIIGGAVAGFVALSLLLFFIYWRRSKSKQSGFNDGASRLDQFSTASTKSAKTQGSTLPSDLCRRFSLPEIKEATNNFDSVFIIGVGGFGNVYRGLINDGAVTVAIKRLNPGSEQGAHEFKTEIEMLSQLRYLHLVSLIGYCYEDNEMILVYDYMARGTLRDHLYKTDNPPLTWIQRLEICIGAARGLQYLHSGAKNTIIHRDVKTTNILLDEKWAAKVSDFGLSKVGPSSMSKPHISTVVKGSFGYLDPEYYRLQRLTEKSDVYSFGVVLFEVLSARPPVSKSSFNKPVSLAEWARQCYRKGTLDDIVDPHLKGKIAPDCLKKFFELAVSCLLDNGMDRPSMSDVVWGLEFALQLQETAIKQDRNQTEMDIDMETPVKGSSIDDSSDDLFSSGSGLVIGSRLSGMTLTSSSDDQSFLSNVSDQKMLSNVVFSQIMNPDGR encoded by the coding sequence ATGATGATGTTTAATACCAGCACCAAAAATATTTACTGGCATAACACGATGATTTTTGCTTCAATCTATGCTTCTTTCCTTCTGTGCAGCCACCACATCATCTTGATCGCCGCAAACACTTCACCTCTTTATATTCCCCTAGATAACATAGCTCTTGATTGTGGATCACCTAGCAACGGACCTGACATGAATCACCGAAACTGGATTGCAGATACCAATTTCTTCGATCTACAACACAACGCATCAACACCTCTACAAGCCAATGAGTCCGCTTCTAGAAAAGGACTCGATTCTGTACCCTATGCAACTGCACGCCTCTCCTTCTCCCAGTTCACTTACTCATTCCCTATAACCACCGCAGGACCAAAATTTGTTCGCCTCTACTTCTACCCTGCTTCTTACTCCGATTTCGATATGTCAAATGCATATTTCTCTGTCCAAGCTGGTCGCTATACCCTGCTTAGCAATTTCAGCTCTGTCCTCCACAGTAAGAATCTTAGTCTGCCAGGATTTGTTAAAGAATTCTGCTTAAATGTTGAAGAGGGTCAAAACTTATTGAACCTAACTTTCACTCCAACGCCTAACATGCCTGATGCATATGCTTTCATCAATGGGATTGAAATTGTATCCATGCCTGCCAATCTTTATTACTCCGCAGAGAATGATGTAGGGTTCCCTTCTGTTGGCTCGCTCAACTCAGTTATGCGCATTGAGTCCAATATTGCTTTACAGTTGATGTATCGAATAAACGTAGGCGGACAGTCAGTCTCACCCCAGAATGACAAAGGCATGTTTCGAAGCTGGGACGGAGACACGGACTACATAATACTTGAAAGTCAAAGCGCTTTAGCTCATAACAATGTTACGCAGCTTAAATACAGAGACAATATTACTCGTTACTCTGCACCTGATGAAGTCTATAATACCTCTAGGATGATGGGGCTGAACGCGACAATAAATGAAAAACACAATCTTACATGGCAATTTCAGGTGGATTCTGATTTCATTTATCTAGTTCGGTTTTACTTTTGTGAGTTTTATCCTAAGATAACTCAAAAGGGTGACAGAGTTTTTCTCATCTACATGGCTAATCAAACTGCTGAGGATTATGCAGATGTGATTAAATGGAGTGGCGGAAATGGGATTCCTGTATACAAAGATTATGCAGTCAAGATGGAACCTAAAGGAAGTGAAAAGTTCCAAAAACTTGCTATTGCTCTGCATCCTAAACCAGAGGACAGAACTCGTGCCGCTTCTGCAATTCTAAATGGCCTTGAAATCTTCAAATTGAGTGTTTCGGACAATCTCGCCAGTCCAAATCCTGACATACCCCTATCTAATACACCGTCTGCTGCGACTCCCATCCCAAAATCATCTAAGTCTAATATAAGCGCCATTATTGGTGGAGCTGTTGCAGGCTTTGTGGCACTCTCTCTTctgttattctttatttactgGCGCAGGTCAAAAAGCAAGCAGTCAGGTTTTAATGATGGAGCTTCACGGTTGGATCAATTTTCTACTGCTTCGACCAAGTCTGCTAAGACCCAAGGCTCAACTCTACCTTCTGATCTTTGTCGCCGCTTTTCATTGCCTGAGATCAAAGAGGCCACCAACAACTTTGATAGTGTATTTATTATAGGTGTTGGAGGGTTTGGTAATGTGTATAGAGGTTTAATTAATGATGGGGCCGTTACTGTTGCGATTAAACGGTTGAATCCAGGATCGGAACAGGGAGCACACGAGTTCAAGACTGAGATCGAGATGCTCTCTCAGCTACGATACCTCCATTTAGTCTCTTTAATTGGTTATTGCTATGAAGATAATGAAATGATCCTAGTTTATGATTACATGGCTCGAGGGACACTTCGCGATCACCTCTACAAGACAGATAATCCTCCACTAACCTGGATTCAAAGGCTAGAAATTTGCATCGGCGCTGCACGCGGATTGCAGTACCTTCATTCAGGTGCTAAGAACACCATCATTCATCGTGATGTGAAGACAACAAATATCTTGTTGGATGAGAAATGGGCGGCGAAGGTTTCAGATTTCGGTTTGTCTAAAGTAGGCCCCAGTAGCATGTCAAAACCTCACATCAGTACAGTAGTGAAAGGTAGTTTTGGCTACTTAGATCCTGAATACTATCGTCTTCAGAGATTGACAGAAAAATCTGATGTCTACTCATTTGGGGTAGTATTGTTTGAAGTACTGTCAGCTAGACCGCCGGTGAGTAAATCATCATTTAACAAGCCGGTAAGCCTAGCAGAATGGGCTAGGCAATGCTACCGCAAAGGAACGCTTGATGACATTGTTGATCCACATCTGAAAGGCAAGATTGCACCGGATTGTCTGAAAAAATTCTTTGAGCTTGCAGTGAGTTGCTTGCTTGACAATGGAATGGATAGGCCGTCAATGAGTGATGTGGTTTGGGGGCTCGAATTTGCATTACAACTGCAGGAAACTGCTATCAAGCAGGACAGAAACCAAACTGAAATGGACATTGATATGGAGACCCCCGTAAAAGGGTCCTCTATCGATGATAGCAGTGATGATTTGTTCAGTTCTGGCAGTGGACTTGTGATAGGTTCCAGGCTGAGTGGAATGACATTAACAAGTAGCAGTGATGATCAAAGTTTTCTTAGCAACGTTTCTGATCAGAAAATGCTGTCCAATGTTGTATTCTCTCAGATTATGAACCCCGATGGACGATGA